In a genomic window of Malassezia japonica chromosome 4, complete sequence:
- the TSC13 gene encoding very-long-chain enoyl-CoA reductase (EggNog:ENOG503NXAI; COG:I; TransMembrane:3 (o168-186i198-216o253-284i); BUSCO:EOG09263FR7): MPFQLTIQNRGPIKGGKFPLEVNLPDDATLATLKNGIASLVRPLNIYRQRITDENKAPLVGDEKRLGDLGVKSGATLYVKDLGPQISWRTVFLVEYFGPLFIHPLIYYAAPSIWAYFGRPFQVSDIQSITLGLVLLHFIKRELETVFVHRFSNATMPAFNIIKNSTHYWLLSGVLLAVGVYSPYHGEKAVRGTVRDDPYFIAGCVAVWLLAELFNLQSHLILRSLRPAGTRVRKIPYGGGFRWVSCPNYFFEMVAWSAVTVLTMSFATLLFTVVSTVQMTLWAIKKHKAYRREFKDTYPKDRRIMYPFVF, from the exons ATGCCATTCCAACTCACGATCCAGAACCGCGGCCCGATCAAGGGCGGCAAGTTCCCCCTGGAAGTTAACCTGCCCGACGATGCGACGCTGGCAACGCTCAAGAACGGCATTGCCAGCCTCGTCAGGCCGCTAAACATTTATCGCCAGCGCATTACCGACGAGAACAAGGCGCCGCTGGTCGGAGACGAGAAGCGTCTCGGAGACCTCGGCGTGAAGAGCGGTGCGACGCTCTATGTCAAGGACCTGGGCCCCCAGATCTCGTGGCGTACCGTCTTCCTGGTCGAATAC TTCGGCCCGCTGTTCATCCACCCCCTGATCTACTATGCCGCGCCTAGCATCTGGGCGTACTTTGGCCGGCCTTTCCAAGTATCCGACATCCAGAG CATCACGCTCGGCCTGGTTCTCCTGCACTTTAtcaagcgcgagctcgagacggtGTTTGTGCACCGCTTCTCGAACGCGACGATGCCCGCCTTTAACATTATCAAAAACTCGACGCACTACTGGTTGCTCTCGGGTGtcctgctcgccgtcggcgtctACTCGCCGTACCACGGCGAAaaggccgtgcgcggcaccgtGCGTGACGACCCCTACTTTATCGCCGGATGCGTCGCCGTGTggctccttgccgagctcttTAACCTGCAGTCGCACCTGATCCtccgctcgctgcgcccggccggcacgcgcgtgcgcaagaTCCcgtacggcggcggcttccGCTGGGTCAGCTGCCCGAACTACTTCTTCGAGATGGTCGCCTGGTCCGCTGTCACGGTGCTCACCATGTCGTTCGCCACGCTCCTCTTTACTGTCGTCTCGACCGTGCAAATGACCCTCTGGGCCATCAAGAAGCACAAGGCGTACCGCCGCGAGTTCAAGGACACCTACCCCAAGGACCGCCGCATCATGTACCCCTTCGTCTTTTAA
- the RMS1 gene encoding Ribosomal lysine N-methyltransferase 4 (COG:S; EggNog:ENOG503NWQB; BUSCO:EOG09261WJ8), producing MAQDKEAEGFVQWFTTHQGWIDPGCTLQQVPGMGRGLVATRAFAENERVFAIPRTILMNLGTSHLEPACTAAEQAKAPTSVKWEELVERGWCPLILMMMYEHWRAKHGADPSWGPYFDVMPSTFETPMFWTADEVKELAGTDLVDKIGQDEAEKDYQECVLPYIQQYPHVFVGTDGENAAQEIAQWYSLAMYHRMGSSILSRSFHVKRDLKHAESDDADIHSNPAEVSVQREMPGEEEGEESVQEIAQGDEEEDDDEEEEEEEDDENVRDISMVPMADMLNARFGSENTRLFYKREVLEMRCTKPVAVGEQMLNTYGNPPNSDLLRRYGFVDEPNRGDLVELPAELVVDAAVSKIVLATGAPQAQIEALAATRFEWACTELGMDEVFLLSRLSKPENEAPYGSTLGLDVTQPPQSQKKALSRAASHIPEDVVSFARLLCAPETAFAKAQKRNALPNARLDAVEEIDVRGPRRTENDVLHLAVASVLLEAMQKRLESYPLAWQQTAEALRACAEPPNTPHRMALVVRAGDETILTEHVTVLQLVLEQAVAERNPRQDAAKKQRKA from the exons ATGGCCCAGGACAAGGAGGCGGAAGGATTCGTGCAGTGGTTCACCACGCACCAGGGGTGGATCGACCCCGGAtgcacgctgcagcaggtgcCGGGGATGGGGCGTGGActcgtcgcgacgcgcgcgttTGCGGAGAATGAGCGCGTGTTTGCGATCCCACGCACGATCCTCATGAacctcggcacgtcgcACCTCGAGCCCGCATGCACGGCGGCGGAGCAAGCCAAGGCCCCGACGTCGGTCAAGTGGGAAGAGCTCGTGGAGCGGGGTTGGTGCCCGCTCATCCTCATGATGATGTACGAGCACTGGCGCGCAAAGCACGGCGCGGATCCGTCGTGGGGCCCTTACTTTG ACGTGATGCCGTCGACGTTCGAGACGCCCATGTTTTGGACGGCTGACGAGGTCAAGGAGCTCGCAGGCACTGACCTCGTCGACAAGATCGGCCAGGACGAGGCAGAAAAGGACTACCAAGAATGCGTCCTGCCCTACATCCAGCAGTACCCCCACGTCTTTGtcggcaccgacggcgagaATGCGGCCCAAGAGATTGCGCAGTGGTACAGCCTCGCCATGTACCACCGCATGGGCTCGTCGATCCTCAGCCGCAGCTTCCACGTGAAGCGCGACCTGAAGCAcgccgagtcggacgacgccgaCATCCATTCGAACCCCGCCGAGGTGAgcgtccagcgcgagaTGCCCGGCGAGGAAGAGGGCGAGGAGTCGGTCCAGGAAATCGCGCAAGGCGAtgaggaagaggacgacgacgaggaagaggaggaggaggaagacgaCGAAAACGTGCGCGACATTTCCATGGTGCCGATGGCCGACATGCTCAacgcgcgcttcggctCGGAAAACACGCGCCTCTTTTAcaagcgcgaggtgctcgagatgcgctgcaccaAGCCGGtcgcggtcggcgagcagaTGCTCAACACGTACGGCAATCCCCCCAACAGCGACCTCTTGCGCCGCTACGGCTTTGTTGACGAGCCGAACCGcggcgacctcgtcgagcttcctgccgagctcgtggtgGACGCGGCCGTCTCCAAGATTGTGCTCGccaccggcgcgccacaGGCCcagatcgaggcgctggccgccACGCGCTTCGAATGGGCGTGCACCGAGCTGGGGATGGACGAGGTCTTTTTGCTCTCGCGCCTGTCCAAGCCCGAGAATGAGGCGCCGTACggctcgacgctcggctTGGACGTGACGCAGCCCCCCCAGAGCCAGAAAAAGGCGCTgagccgcgccgcgtcgcacaTTCCCGAGGACGTTGTGAgctttgcgcgcctcctcTGTGCACCCGAGACGGCCTTTGCCAAGGCGCAAAAGCGCAATGCGCTGCCcaacgcgcgcctcgacgccgtggAGGAgatcgacgtgcgcggcccccgccgcaccgagaacgacgtgctgcacctcgccgtcgcctcggtcctgctcgaggcgatgcagaagcgcctcgagtcGTACCCCCTCGCCTGGCAGCagacggccgaggcgctgcgtgcgtgtGCCGAGCCGCCCAACACGCCGCACCGCATGGCGCTGGTCGTGCGTGCGGGCGACGAGACGATCCTCACCGAGCACGTCACCGTCCTGCAGCtggtcctcgagcaggcggtcgccgagcgcaatcCCCGCCAAGACGCGGCGAAGAAACAGCGGAAAGCATAG
- a CDS encoding uncharacterized protein (EggNog:ENOG503P790; COG:S) yields the protein MAPPTLQDLENDGRLADANSNPGMNLLLSLTLKLVPNAKNGEMGNTFDFAHAPPMLPNGPGPGEANAALSQNAPPPPPVSAVPDMRPAASAAPMAPPLGTGKAPPVLDGMPNVPPLQEPLLPPFPAPGVSGNGPFPVPFGPFDPTTQLDSIASAASETAANEFSEGMYSKPPTDPAVQLPTIPPPFFPPQSPASYLSMMRQASLGAQSFGGPRLDATAGSTPESVARTPSPSNVQNAMLYGPNTPRSIATPMPISRDASFESQNSLLHLSASEPELPRPNLVKLERDLSAPDSLRHIPRADEEEAQRKAIEEAVRNLSAHHQMASTAALQHHQRKMGMPLKHGDEPLPSHVAAKHALEPLNGPAKRARSDTPHPPEFKPQLLSKSGGTTPVLARAEELQRSASTSDLASQKRFQCPKCSRAFARAYNLNTHLSTHDPDPNRAKPFPCPYKSCKSEGGRSFSRKHDLQRHVASVHEWEPEPGVSESTGEVVSGGDTGGLASLGLGAPGKKFRCDKCTRAFVRRDALRRHHCERMAEHTDDARDSQPDSPASPYAVRNVSGDVVHQVALQLMAEAEAKGETLNAGDRHSPVDASRSSSAISVAR from the coding sequence ATGGCACCGCCAACGCTACAGGATCTCGAGAACGACGGTCGGTTAGCTGACGCGAACAGCAATCCCGGCATGAACTTGCTTCTCTCACTGACCTTGAAGCTCGTGCCGAATGCCAAGAATGGCGAGATGGGGAATACATTCGActttgcgcacgcgccgccaaTGTTGCCCAATGGACCTGGGCCTGGCGAGGCGAATGCTGCCCTGAGCCAgaatgcgccgccgccgccgccggtgaGTGCCGTGCCGGACATGCGCCCTGCTGCGTCAGCAGCGCCGatggcgccgccgctcgggACAGGCAAGGCCCCGCCCGTGCTGGACGGTATGCCCAATGTTCCCCCCCTCCAGGAGCCGCTTCTTCCCCCATTCCCCGCGCCGGGGGTATCGGGGAATGGACCGTTCCCTGTGCCATTTGGGCCATTTGATCCGACCACACAGCTAGATTCGATTGCGTCTGCTGCGAGCGAGACGGCGGCGAACGAGTTTAGCGAAGGCATGTACTCCAAGCCCCCCACCGACCCTGCCGTCCAGTTGCCAACGATCCCCCCCCCTTTCTTCCCCCCGCAGTCGCCTGCCTCGTACCTGTCAATGATGCGACAGGCGTCACTCGGTGCGCAGAGCTTTGGCGGCCCCCGTCTGGATGCCACGGCCGGCAGCACGCCTGAGAGCGttgcacgcacgccgagcccgTCCAACGTGCAAAACGCGATGCTTTACGGCCCGAATACACCGCGATcgatcgcgacgccgatgccgaTCTCGCGCGATGCGTCGTTCGAGTCGCAAAACAGCCTCTTGCACctctcggcgagcgagcCCGAGCTGCCACGGCCGAATCTGGtcaagctcgagcgcgacttgTCTGCGCCCGACTCGCTGCGCCATATTCCGCgtgcggacgaggaggaggcgcagcgcaaggcgatcgaggaggcggtgcgcaacCTCAGTGCGCACCACCAGATGGCTTCGAcggctgcgctgcagcaccaCCAACGCAAGATGGGCATGCCGCTCaagcacggcgacgagccgctgccgagccaTGTGGCGGCCaagcacgcgctcgagccgtTGAATGGCccggcgaagcgcgcgcgctccgacACGCCGCATCCGCCCGAGTTCAAGCCGCAGCTCTTGTCCAAGagcggcggcacgacgccggtgcttgcgcgtgccgaggaaCTGCAGCGCTctgcgtcgacgtcggATCTTGCGTCGCAGAAGCGCTTCCAGTGCCCGAAATGTTCGCGCGCGTTTGCGCGTGCCTATAATCTGAATACGCACCTCTCGACGCACGACCCCGACCCCAACCGGGCGAAGCCCTTCCCGTGCCCGTACAAGTCGTGCAAGTCTGAAGGCGGGCGCTCGTTTTCGCGCAAGCATGacctgcagcgccacgTCGCGAGTGTGCACGAGTGggagcccgagccgggcGTTAGCGAGAGCACCGGCGAGGTGGTGAGCGGCGGGGACACGGGCGGCCTTGCCTCGctgggcctcggcgcgcccggcaaAAAGTTCCGGTGCGACAAGTGCACGCGCGCGTTTGTAcgccgcgatgcgctgcgccggcaccactgcgagcgcatggccgagcacacggacgatgcgcgcgatTCGCAGCCCGACAGCCCAGCGTCACCGTACGCAGTGCGCAACGTCTCGGGCGACGTTGTGCACCAggttgcgctgcagctgatggccgaggccgaggccaagggAGAGACACTGAATGCAGGCGACCGCCATAGTCCTGTggacgcctcgcgcagttCGTCTGCGATCAGTGTCGCACGGTAG